From Mytilus edulis chromosome 9, xbMytEdul2.2, whole genome shotgun sequence, the proteins below share one genomic window:
- the LOC139487601 gene encoding carboxylesterase 5A-like: MTISVKLTVLPYVLLPVFSQDLQEVTISTPLGGLLGLRRRLSGEDVYEFKNIPFAKAPVDNLRFEKPQPYGSWDNTLDARHFGPSCIQVMTGMESFLKNTNISEDCLYLNIYIPHHVSTESSKAVMVWIHGGGYSVGQTEFYDAAYLAVAGDVIVVTIQYRLNIFGFFATGNSKGNQGLWDQILALQWVKDNINSYGGNSQSVTIFGESAGAFSVGLLSVMPQNQGLFQRAIMQSGTALSEISMGLITRYASSQVANNVNCSQSDPGKLSQCMKYVDANVLLEESGKEFSSSFIQIPFAPIIDGELLPVQPKQLLLDSSTSGFFKSLDVIIGINSGEGSLMLDFFLNGGQDFFQFNASDHIPKRILCDVLVPDIANVVFNNNTDIAVSICDKYGSASSRDQLSQDILNVYTDLAFTVPAVESLRLHTGNGNGKQFQYIFSKQNSFFSATPYPDWFDGSAHAADLIYLFFPGTLSTDQDGELSMNLLKYWTNFAKTGDVNGEDLPKWEEYDTTNERYTNLDINITTGQHMFKDRVDFWLNDIPRILNPSSSSSSSSPSSTRRPIIQTSPTSGSQRVYRNELLISYFLLMYVVLCFYRSN; the protein is encoded by the exons ATGACGATTTCGGTAAAGTTAACAGTTCTGCCCTATGTGTTATTACCAGTTTTCTCTCAAGATTTACAAGAAGTAACAATTAGTACTCCACTTGGTGGACTTCTTGGTTTACGTCGGAGGTTATCGGGTGAGGATGTTTATGAATTCAAGAATATACCGTTTGCCAAAGCACCTGTCGATAATTTACGGTTCGAGAAACCACAGCCGTATGGATCATGGGACAACACTTTAGATGCTAGACACTTTGGTCCGTCATGTATTCAAGTTATGACCGGAATGGAATCCTTTCTCAAAAATACAAATATCTCCGAAGACTGTCTTTATCTCAATATATATATTCCACATCATGTTTCGACCGAAAGTAGTAAAGCTGTTATGGTCTGGATCCATGGCGGGGGTTATTCCGTCGGACAAACCGAGTTTTATGACGCAGCATATCTAGCTGTTGCAGGCGATGTTATAGTTGTTACTATTCAATACCGTTTAAATATTTTTGGTTTCTTTGCAACCGGCAATAGTAAAGGTAATCAAGGATTATGGGACCAGATTTTGGCATTGCAGTGGGTAAAAGATAATATAAATTCGTACGGCGGTAACAGCCAATCTGTCACAATATTCGGAGAATCAGCTGGTGCATTTAGTGTGGGTTTATTATCTGTAATGCCACAAAATCAAGGACTATTCCAGAGGGCTATAATGCAGAGTGGAACTGCCCTCTCAGAAATCAGCATGGGATTAATAACACGCTATGCTTCATCACAGGTAGCAAACAATGTGAATTGTTCTCAATCAGATCCTGGGAAATTATCTCAGTGCATGAAATACGTAGATGCAAACGTTTTATTAGAAGAGTCAGGAAAAGAATTTTCATCTAGTTTTATTCAAATTCCATTTGCACCAATAATTGATGGCGAATTGCTGCCAGTTCAACCAAAACAATTGCTACTTGATTCATCAACTTCTGGATTTTTCAAGTCACTGGATGTCATCATTGGAATAAACTCAGGAGAGGGTTCGCTTATGTTAGACTTTTTTCTAAACGGAGGTCAAGATTTCTTTCAATTTAACGCATCAGATCACATACCAAAACGGATCCTTTGTGACGTTCTTGTTCCTGATATTGCGAATGTAGTGTTTAATAATAACACAGACATTGCCGTTTCTATATGTGATAAATACGGTTCAGCATCATCACGTGACCAACTTAGTCAAGATATTCTTAATGTTTATACAGACCTAGCATTTACGGTCCCAGCAGTGGAATCACTGCGCCTTCACACAGGAAATGGTAACGGAAAACAATTTCAGTATATTTTCTCTAAACAGAATTCCTTTTTTTCCGCAACACCTTATCCAGATTGGTTTGATGGTTCAGCTCACGCCGCAGatctaatttatttatttttcccGGGAACACTTTCTACGGACCAAGATGGAGAGCTATCTATGAATTTGTTAAAGTACTGGACTAATTTCGCCAAAACAGG AGATGTCAATGGAGAAGACCTGCCAAAATGGGAAGAATATGACACAACAAATGAACGTTACACCAATTTAGATATCAACATTACAACTGGCCAACACATGTTTAAGGACCGTGTAGACTTCTGGTTGAATGACATCCCTAGAATATTAAacccatcatcatcatcatcatcatcatcaccatcatcaacACGCAGGCCAATTATACAAACATCCCCAACTAGTGGTAGTCAAAGAGTATACAGAAATGAACTGTTAATAAGTTACTTTCTTTTGATGTACGTTGTGTTGTGTTTCTATAGATCTAATTAA